In Natronococcus occultus SP4, the following proteins share a genomic window:
- a CDS encoding midas domain-containing protein: protein MVSRPQQLGVVFVVLMVALSGGPALAGASTSATDNAGDTSATLENVQVETLELDSVTVEDATIEELNVEEFDADVQELQDAIDAENDADEADDEENDVADDEENDVADDEENDVADDEEADEVTITDIELDQLELEDVTMEDFEEDAENDVADDEETDDEMMNDDDEMMDDDEMMDDEENDVADDEETDDEMMADDENDETNVFDEDADELTIEELTIESMDVEQLTVDDLTVEENDVADDEETDDEMVDDDEENDVADDENDVADDENNDVTDDEENDVADDENNDVQEMQSLTIEQFDVDEIDVDSMTVESVEEADENDVANDEENDVADDEENDVADDEENDVADDEETISQASASMIEIGDATVESLTLADADELDDVEENDVDEDDDDLLDDDEDEDEDDGLLNDDDENDDGLPSILS, encoded by the coding sequence ATGGTTTCACGACCGCAGCAACTCGGCGTGGTATTCGTCGTACTCATGGTCGCTCTCTCGGGGGGTCCTGCCCTCGCCGGAGCGTCCACGAGCGCGACCGACAACGCCGGAGACACGAGCGCAACACTCGAGAACGTACAGGTCGAGACACTCGAACTCGATAGCGTTACCGTCGAGGACGCGACTATCGAGGAGCTAAACGTCGAGGAGTTCGACGCTGACGTCCAGGAACTCCAGGACGCTATCGATGCGGAGAACGACGCCGATGAAGCGGACGACGAGGAGAACGACGTCGCCGATGACGAGGAGAACGATGTCGCCGATGACGAGGAGAACGACGTCGCTGACGACGAGGAGGCCGACGAGGTCACCATCACCGATATCGAGCTCGACCAGCTCGAACTCGAGGACGTGACGATGGAGGACTTCGAGGAGGACGCTGAGAACGACGTCGCCGATGACGAGGAAACTGACGACGAGATGATGAACGACGACGATGAGATGATGGATGATGACGAGATGATGGATGACGAGGAGAACGACGTCGCTGACGATGAGGAAACTGACGACGAGATGATGGCCGATGACGAGAACGACGAAACGAACGTGTTCGACGAGGACGCTGACGAGCTCACCATCGAAGAGCTCACCATCGAATCGATGGACGTCGAACAGCTGACCGTCGACGATCTGACCGTCGAGGAGAACGACGTCGCTGACGACGAGGAAACTGACGACGAGATGGTGGATGACGACGAAGAGAACGATGTCGCCGATGACGAGAACGATGTCGCTGACGACGAGAACAACGACGTTACCGACGATGAGGAGAACGACGTCGCCGACGACGAGAACAACGACGTCCAGGAGATGCAGTCACTCACCATCGAGCAGTTCGACGTCGACGAGATCGACGTCGACTCGATGACCGTCGAGTCGGTCGAAGAAGCCGACGAGAACGACGTTGCCAACGACGAGGAGAACGACGTCGCTGACGACGAGGAGAACGATGTCGCCGATGACGAGGAGAACGACGTCGCTGACGACGAGGAGACCATCTCGCAGGCCTCCGCGTCGATGATCGAGATCGGTGACGCGACCGTCGAGTCGCTCACACTCGCCGACGCCGACGAACTCGACGACGTTGAAGAAAATGATGTCGACGAGGATGACGACGACCTGCTAGATGACGACGAGGACGAAGATGAAGACGATGGCCTGCTCAACGACGATGACGAGAACGACGACGGACTGCCGTCGATCCTGAGCTAA
- the tgtA gene encoding tRNA guanosine(15) transglycosylase TgtA, translating into MRECFELRDVDAGGRIGELTVPRADVTVETPALLPVINPNLDTISPRRLAEEFGAEILITNSYIIYGTDDVREAALEDGLHDVLDFPGAIMTDSGSFQLAEYGEIDVTTEEILEFQHAIGSDIGTPVDIPTPPDVSREQAEDELATTQERLEIAADVDTGEMLVNAPVQGSTYPDLREDAGRHAAETDLDVFPVGAVVPLMNDYRYDDMIDAVAGAKRGLGADAPVHLFGAGHPMMFALAVAMGCDLFDSAAYALYARDDRYLTVRGTRHLDDLDYMPCSCPVCVSHSPDELRALPDREREEELAAHNLHVTFEEIRRIKQAIRAGNLLELVEQRARAHPTMLDGYRALLDHADQLERSDPVSKGAFFYTSHESARRPEVRRHHRRLERLAVPDALFLTEGSTDGGDAYDDTWRVQPPFGPFPRELSKSYPLTAEVPDRTDRGALAAAADGVARLVEDNPDTEFALGHRGWPADVLARVPDRVERVGLSSDAE; encoded by the coding sequence ATGCGCGAGTGCTTCGAACTCCGGGACGTCGACGCCGGCGGCCGAATCGGCGAACTCACCGTCCCGCGTGCCGACGTGACCGTCGAAACGCCGGCGCTGCTGCCGGTGATCAACCCGAATCTGGACACGATCAGTCCCCGCCGGCTCGCCGAGGAGTTCGGCGCCGAGATCCTCATCACCAACTCGTATATCATCTACGGCACCGACGACGTCCGCGAGGCCGCCCTCGAGGACGGCCTCCACGACGTCCTCGATTTCCCAGGCGCGATCATGACCGACTCCGGCTCCTTCCAGCTCGCGGAGTACGGCGAGATCGACGTCACGACCGAGGAGATCCTCGAGTTCCAGCACGCGATCGGATCCGACATCGGGACGCCCGTTGACATCCCGACGCCACCGGACGTTTCCCGCGAGCAGGCCGAAGACGAGCTCGCGACCACCCAGGAACGCCTCGAGATCGCTGCGGACGTCGACACCGGCGAGATGCTGGTCAACGCGCCCGTCCAGGGCTCGACCTACCCCGATCTCCGGGAGGACGCGGGTCGCCACGCGGCCGAGACCGACCTCGACGTCTTCCCCGTGGGTGCGGTCGTGCCGCTGATGAACGACTACCGCTACGACGACATGATCGACGCTGTCGCGGGCGCCAAACGCGGTCTGGGCGCCGACGCGCCCGTTCACCTCTTCGGCGCCGGCCACCCCATGATGTTCGCGCTCGCGGTCGCGATGGGGTGTGATCTGTTCGACTCGGCCGCCTACGCACTGTACGCCCGAGACGACCGCTACCTGACGGTTCGCGGAACGCGCCACCTCGATGATCTCGACTACATGCCGTGCTCGTGTCCGGTCTGTGTCAGTCACTCGCCCGACGAGTTACGAGCGCTGCCCGACCGGGAGCGCGAGGAGGAGCTGGCCGCCCACAACCTCCACGTCACGTTCGAGGAGATTCGCCGCATCAAGCAGGCGATCCGCGCGGGCAACCTCCTCGAGCTGGTCGAGCAACGCGCCCGCGCCCACCCGACGATGCTCGACGGCTACCGGGCGCTGCTCGATCACGCCGACCAGCTCGAGCGCTCCGACCCGGTCTCGAAGGGCGCGTTCTTCTATACGTCCCACGAGAGCGCTCGCCGACCCGAAGTGCGTCGCCACCACCGGCGTCTCGAGCGGCTCGCGGTTCCCGACGCGCTCTTTCTCACCGAAGGGAGCACCGACGGCGGCGACGCGTACGACGACACCTGGCGGGTTCAGCCGCCGTTCGGACCCTTCCCCCGCGAGCTCTCGAAGAGCTACCCGCTGACCGCCGAGGTTCCCGACCGAACCGACCGCGGCGCGCTCGCGGCCGCGGCCGACGGCGTGGCCCGCCTCGTCGAGGACAACCCCGACACCGAGTTCGCGCTGGGCCACCGCGGGTGGCCAGCGGACGTCCTCGCCCGCGTTCCGGACCGCGTCGAACGGGTCGGTCTGTCGAGCGACGCGGAGTAG